A genomic region of Bacillota bacterium contains the following coding sequences:
- a CDS encoding MarR family transcriptional regulator, translating to MPGTPSPDATTVQTRLTELFSRVLPHAGDGNARISASQLACLHYLGTHPGSTVTDVAGGLRISNPAATKLVDRLEAHGLVVRLPRTGDRRQVRPALTPRGRETLVEATRKRDLALRRVLERMDPEARRALEAGLRGFLEAALQEPADLERVCLQCGTEHVPWCPLNELHAQLTGRTLPAEASSADSPSKQGELKRPRKGDPTRPAGDHRTRPEEAHPTRPAGSMRPEEGRPKRRGEGDPTTPSEGQQKRPGEGRPMRPGEGRPMRPEEEART from the coding sequence ATGCCAGGGACCCCATCCCCCGACGCCACCACCGTGCAGACCAGGCTGACGGAACTCTTCTCCCGCGTGCTGCCCCATGCCGGCGATGGGAACGCCCGGATCTCGGCCAGCCAGCTCGCCTGTCTTCACTACCTAGGCACTCACCCCGGAAGCACGGTCACGGACGTGGCGGGAGGGCTCCGCATCAGCAATCCCGCTGCCACCAAACTGGTGGACCGCCTGGAAGCCCACGGCCTGGTGGTGCGCCTACCCCGTACGGGCGACCGCCGCCAGGTACGCCCGGCCCTCACCCCGCGCGGGCGGGAAACCCTCGTCGAAGCCACCCGCAAGCGTGACCTGGCCCTGCGCCGCGTCCTCGAACGCATGGACCCCGAGGCCAGGCGGGCACTGGAGGCAGGGCTCCGCGGCTTCCTTGAGGCGGCCCTTCAGGAGCCGGCTGACCTGGAGCGGGTGTGCCTGCAGTGCGGGACCGAGCACGTCCCCTGGTGCCCGCTGAACGAACTCCACGCACAGCTCACCGGCCGCACCCTGCCGGCAGAGGCATCGTCCGCGGACTCGCCCAGCAAACAGGGCGAGCTGAAGAGGCCGAGGAAGGGCGACCCGACGAGGCCGGCGGGAGATCATCGGACGAGGCCGGAGGAGGCTCACCCGACGAGGCCGGCGGGGTCGATGAGGCCCGAGGAGGGCCGCCCGAAGAGGCGAGGGGAGGGCGACCCCACGACGCCGAGCGAGGGCCAGCAGAAGAGGCCGGGGGAGGGCCGCCCGATGAGGCCGGGGGAGGGCCGCCCGATGAGGCCGGAGGAGGAGGCGAGGACATGA
- a CDS encoding Rrf2 family transcriptional regulator, which produces MRLSRQSDYAIRLVLDLARQPDHSGDIKGVAARQGAPAPYLAKITQALARAGLVVATRGARGGIRLARPPARITLHDVVEAVEGPIVYNRCLLWPGECDPSRPCPLHPVLGGLARAVSDYLKSIDFAHLASLHRGSQEGR; this is translated from the coding sequence ATGAGGCTGAGCAGGCAGTCTGACTATGCCATCCGGCTGGTCCTCGACCTCGCCCGGCAGCCCGACCACAGCGGAGACATCAAAGGGGTGGCCGCCCGTCAGGGTGCGCCGGCGCCCTACCTGGCCAAGATCACCCAGGCCCTGGCCCGGGCCGGCCTGGTCGTGGCTACCCGCGGGGCCCGAGGAGGAATCCGGCTCGCCCGCCCTCCCGCCCGTATCACCCTGCACGATGTCGTGGAGGCAGTGGAGGGCCCCATCGTCTACAACCGGTGCCTGCTGTGGCCCGGCGAATGCGACCCCTCCCGGCCCTGCCCCCTGCACCCCGTGCTCGGGGGACTGGCGCGGGCGGTATCGGACTACCTCAAATCGATCGACTTCGCCCATCTGGCCTCCCTCCACCGGGGGTCGCAGGAAGGACGGTGA
- a CDS encoding cupin domain-containing protein — protein sequence MEVIRMESVEAARTPRGVTGRKLVDIPAVHVMNLILQPGEEVPFHVTPVDVLFYVVKGEGTVLIRDESTPVGETDLAVSPREIPHALRADRGEAFQVLVIKTPSPAHLAPPADKARVSG from the coding sequence ATGGAGGTCATCAGAATGGAGTCGGTGGAGGCTGCCCGTACCCCCCGCGGGGTCACGGGCCGCAAGCTGGTAGACATCCCCGCCGTCCACGTCATGAACCTCATCCTGCAGCCCGGCGAGGAGGTCCCCTTCCACGTGACGCCGGTGGACGTGCTGTTCTACGTGGTGAAAGGCGAGGGCACCGTCCTCATCAGGGACGAAAGCACCCCCGTGGGGGAGACCGACCTGGCGGTGAGCCCCAGGGAGATCCCCCACGCCCTGCGGGCCGACCGCGGGGAGGCCTTCCAGGTACTGGTGATCAAGACGCCCAGCCCCGCTCACCTGGCGCCCCCAGCCGACAAGGCACGGGTGAGTGGCTGA
- a CDS encoding DUF438 domain-containing protein has protein sequence MEKVERLTEVLRNLNTPGAAEAVREEARALLREINPAELSLAEQKLIEEGVDPQQLRHLCAVHLEVLDDQLRDVRGRLTPGHVLDTFYREHDEILHFLDLLDSVNERIQKEKEYDLANPAYEMLRHLAEHLVAAEKHHAREEEVLFPELEKRGITGPPRIMRLEHNDLRPRKHRLLELAEAAPGMEFARLREELAQLTAYVGFHLRDHIFKENTILYPTALEVITDDATWAEMKSRCDAIGYCCFTPAH, from the coding sequence ATGGAGAAAGTCGAACGTCTCACGGAGGTACTGCGCAACCTGAACACTCCCGGCGCGGCCGAGGCCGTGCGGGAGGAGGCCAGGGCGCTCTTGCGGGAGATCAATCCGGCCGAACTCTCCCTGGCCGAGCAGAAGCTGATCGAGGAGGGTGTCGATCCCCAGCAGTTGCGGCACCTGTGTGCCGTCCACCTGGAGGTGCTGGACGACCAACTGCGGGACGTCCGGGGCAGGCTCACACCGGGCCACGTGCTGGACACCTTCTACCGGGAGCACGACGAGATCCTGCACTTCCTGGACCTGCTCGATAGCGTGAACGAACGCATCCAAAAGGAGAAGGAGTACGACCTGGCCAACCCTGCCTACGAGATGCTCCGCCACCTGGCCGAGCACCTGGTGGCGGCGGAAAAGCACCACGCCCGCGAGGAAGAGGTGCTCTTCCCGGAACTGGAGAAGCGGGGTATCACCGGACCGCCGCGCATCATGAGGCTGGAGCACAACGACCTCCGTCCCCGCAAGCACCGCCTGCTCGAGCTGGCCGAGGCCGCGCCCGGGATGGAGTTCGCCCGTCTCCGCGAGGAGCTGGCCCAACTGACCGCCTACGTGGGCTTCCACCTGCGCGACCACATCTTCAAGGAAAACACCATCCTCTACCCCACCGCCCTGGAGGTCATCACCGACGATGCCACCTGGGCCGAAATGAAGTCCAGGTGCGACGCCATCGGGTACTGCTGCTTCACCCCCGCCCATTGA
- a CDS encoding S-layer homology domain-containing protein, which yields MAKALRLSPGGPGGFRDEADIPGVARGYVTAVRDVGIMVGDPSGAFRPLDGATRGEAAKVVVLATEAGECP from the coding sequence GTGGCGAAGGCCCTCAGGCTGTCGCCCGGGGGGCCGGGCGGCTTCAGGGATGAAGCGGATATTCCCGGAGTGGCACGGGGATACGTAACCGCGGTCAGAGACGTGGGGATCATGGTGGGCGACCCCTCAGGGGCCTTCCGCCCCCTAGACGGTGCCACCCGGGGTGAGGCGGCGAAGGTGGTGGTGCTGGCGACAGAAGCCGGCGAATGCCCCTGA